Proteins encoded by one window of Salicibibacter halophilus:
- the istA gene encoding IS21 family transposase, protein MITMSQKYQTLMKYMHEGESIRKIARDIGTHRETVSKYVKEYEQKRNQLMEGGEDVDVEALIEALTEKPTYTTGSRPKRKLTPEIEQRILTFLEENRDKRQKGQKKQQKTVMDMYEVLEDEELDISYSTVRRLVRQLEHRAKEAFIKETYMPGDVCEFDWGEVKITVDGRLQPFQMAVFTSAYGNYRWACLFPKQTTECFQEAHARFFAHVGGVHTTLTYDNMRVAVRGLAGEKGPTEGLMQLMVYYGFQHRFCNIRRGNEKGHVERSVDVVRRKAFAIKDTFESLEEANHFLEGVCSEKLNQKSMSQYEGQTPTQRLEQEREHLLEAPPKWDAARVKYARVDKYATVVIEQNRYSVPDHLVGEMIMVKVYAERIRCFYNEACIANHERLSGHHRWNLQLSHVLETLRKKPGALGGSLALHQADQKIKAIYETHYTGRERDFIALCHYLRDEGDFDTVLAAIDQLEAMHPKHVTTDKIKAICARNNEQPITPPSSQDTEAIAEQARNQMSDYDQLFQMTATKEGIH, encoded by the coding sequence ATGATCACCATGAGCCAAAAGTACCAAACATTAATGAAGTATATGCACGAGGGGGAATCGATACGAAAAATTGCCCGAGATATAGGGACCCACCGGGAAACAGTTAGTAAATACGTCAAGGAATACGAACAGAAGCGTAACCAACTCATGGAAGGAGGCGAAGATGTCGATGTCGAGGCGCTGATCGAAGCCTTAACAGAGAAGCCGACGTACACCACCGGTTCTCGCCCTAAACGTAAACTCACACCGGAGATTGAACAACGAATCCTTACTTTCCTTGAGGAAAATCGGGATAAGCGCCAAAAGGGGCAGAAGAAACAACAAAAAACAGTCATGGACATGTATGAGGTTTTAGAAGATGAAGAGCTGGACATTAGTTACAGTACGGTCCGTCGGTTGGTTCGACAGTTGGAACACAGAGCCAAGGAGGCATTTATTAAAGAAACGTACATGCCCGGAGATGTTTGTGAATTTGATTGGGGGGAGGTAAAAATAACGGTGGACGGACGACTACAGCCGTTCCAAATGGCCGTCTTCACATCGGCGTATGGGAATTATCGGTGGGCGTGTCTGTTCCCCAAGCAAACGACGGAGTGCTTCCAAGAAGCACACGCGCGTTTCTTTGCCCATGTCGGCGGCGTTCATACCACACTCACCTATGACAACATGCGCGTCGCTGTTAGAGGTCTGGCCGGGGAAAAAGGGCCCACAGAAGGCCTGATGCAACTGATGGTGTATTACGGGTTTCAACACCGGTTCTGTAATATCCGCCGCGGCAATGAAAAGGGCCATGTGGAACGCAGCGTGGACGTCGTTCGGCGCAAGGCATTCGCCATCAAAGACACCTTTGAGAGTTTAGAAGAAGCGAACCACTTTCTCGAGGGGGTATGTTCGGAAAAACTCAATCAGAAATCTATGAGCCAATACGAAGGTCAAACGCCCACACAGCGCCTTGAGCAAGAACGTGAGCACCTTTTAGAAGCACCGCCGAAATGGGATGCGGCTCGTGTGAAGTACGCTCGCGTGGATAAATACGCGACCGTGGTGATTGAGCAAAACCGTTATTCGGTGCCTGATCATTTGGTCGGTGAAATGATCATGGTGAAAGTGTACGCGGAGCGTATCCGTTGCTTTTACAACGAGGCGTGTATCGCGAATCATGAACGGCTCAGTGGCCACCATCGGTGGAATCTTCAACTCTCCCACGTCTTGGAGACCTTACGAAAAAAGCCCGGTGCATTGGGGGGAAGCTTAGCCCTGCACCAGGCGGATCAAAAAATCAAAGCTATTTACGAGACCCATTATACAGGAAGGGAGCGGGATTTCATAGCGCTTTGTCACTACTTGCGGGACGAGGGCGATTTCGACACCGTCTTAGCCGCCATCGACCAACTGGAGGCGATGCATCCAAAACACGTGACCACCGATAAAATCAAAGCGATATGTGCCAGAAACAACGAACAGCCGATCACGCCGCCGTCGTCTCAGGATACGGAAGCTATTGCCGAACAGGCCAGAAACCAGATGAGTGATTATGATCAGTTATTTCAAATGACAGCCACAAAGGAGGGGATTCATTGA
- a CDS encoding malate:quinone oxidoreductase has product MSNKQTKSDVILIGAGVMSATLGSLMKELAPEWEIKVFEKLGNSGAESSNEWNNAGTGHAALCELNYTSEKPDGSMDISKAIKVNEQFQVSRQFWSYLVKSDLIRRPQEFIMPMPHMSYVQGEKNVNFLKKRYEALVNNPLFQEMEFSDEPEKLREWMPLIMDGRSSDEPTAATKIDSGTDVNFGALTRLLFDHLKDNNVDVNYQHSVENLKQASDGSWEVKVRDTANDNIEHHNARFVFIGAGGKSLHLLQKSGIPEGKNIGGFPVSGLFMACSNPEVVEQHQAKVYGKAKVGAPPMSVPHLDTRYIGNKKTLLFGPFAGFSPKFLKAGSMFDLATSVKPDNLTTMIASGAKNIPLTKYLIKQVMQSKEQRMEELREFLPNAKSEDWELVTAGQRVQVIKDTEDSGKGTLQFGTEVVSADDGSIAALLGASPGASTAVQVMLDVLEQCFPQNMKEWEPKIKEMIPSYGVSLTENPELFREIHASTARALHLEEDQEHSLDIEEKVLEKV; this is encoded by the coding sequence ATTAGTAACAAACAAACGAAATCAGACGTTATTTTAATTGGTGCCGGAGTCATGAGCGCGACTTTGGGGTCATTAATGAAAGAGTTGGCTCCTGAATGGGAAATCAAAGTGTTTGAGAAACTTGGAAATTCAGGAGCAGAAAGCTCTAATGAATGGAATAATGCGGGCACCGGTCATGCTGCACTATGTGAACTCAACTATACATCTGAAAAGCCTGATGGATCGATGGACATCAGCAAAGCCATAAAAGTTAATGAACAGTTTCAGGTTTCAAGACAGTTTTGGTCTTATCTTGTAAAAAGTGATCTGATTCGCAGGCCGCAAGAATTTATCATGCCCATGCCTCATATGAGTTATGTTCAAGGGGAGAAAAATGTAAATTTCTTGAAAAAGCGCTATGAAGCGTTGGTGAACAATCCTCTGTTTCAAGAGATGGAGTTTTCCGACGAACCCGAAAAACTCAGGGAATGGATGCCGCTGATCATGGATGGCCGCTCTTCGGATGAACCGACAGCCGCAACCAAAATCGATTCAGGAACGGATGTCAATTTTGGAGCTTTAACACGCTTGTTGTTTGACCATCTAAAGGACAACAATGTTGATGTAAACTATCAGCATAGTGTGGAGAACCTTAAACAGGCGAGCGACGGATCTTGGGAAGTAAAAGTGCGTGATACCGCAAACGATAATATCGAACACCATAATGCAAGATTTGTCTTTATCGGCGCAGGGGGAAAAAGCTTGCATTTGCTGCAAAAGTCCGGTATTCCCGAAGGGAAGAATATTGGGGGATTCCCGGTAAGCGGACTTTTCATGGCGTGCAGCAACCCGGAAGTTGTAGAGCAGCATCAAGCCAAAGTATATGGCAAAGCGAAGGTTGGAGCGCCGCCAATGTCCGTTCCGCATCTCGATACAAGATATATCGGCAACAAAAAAACATTGTTGTTCGGACCGTTTGCCGGTTTCTCGCCAAAATTTTTAAAAGCGGGTTCCATGTTCGACTTGGCCACTTCCGTAAAACCGGATAATCTCACAACGATGATCGCCTCGGGCGCGAAAAATATCCCGTTGACCAAATACTTGATTAAGCAAGTAATGCAATCGAAAGAACAACGCATGGAAGAATTACGGGAATTTCTTCCAAACGCCAAAAGCGAAGATTGGGAGCTCGTGACAGCAGGTCAACGTGTGCAAGTTATCAAAGATACCGAGGATTCCGGCAAAGGAACGCTTCAATTTGGCACGGAAGTTGTCAGCGCCGATGATGGCTCGATAGCCGCCCTGCTCGGTGCTTCTCCGGGTGCCTCCACTGCCGTCCAGGTGATGCTTGATGTATTGGAGCAATGTTTTCCGCAAAACATGAAAGAATGGGAACCGAAAATAAAAGAAATGATTCCCTCTTATGGCGTGTCACTGACGGAAAACCCAGAGCTTTTTCGCGAGATTCACGCGTCAACAGCGCGAGCCCTTCATCTGGAAGAGGACCAAGAACATTCTTTGGATATAGAAGAAAAGGTGTTGGAAAAAGTTTAA
- a CDS encoding LytTR family DNA-binding domain-containing protein, whose product MDNFSVSSVMETFRELFPKETSIAVSDAQHFIYYKPSKHIDLKIKPGDKISEDTVTYKALSIEQKTSDHINSKVFGTPYFGTSVPIFDAGRPQGCVTAILPSKQLRFLSSFLTVQMNDSWVPTPYQEVMFLEAQNRKTWVQSERGTGAHKFSLSELEPHLPDDSFIRCHRSYIINVNYIAEIQPDTHSTFLLIMKDRTKIPVSQTYASHFRKILSF is encoded by the coding sequence ATGGACAACTTTTCGGTTTCTTCGGTGATGGAAACGTTCAGAGAATTATTTCCGAAAGAGACTTCCATCGCCGTGTCTGATGCGCAACATTTTATTTATTATAAGCCAAGCAAACACATTGATTTAAAAATCAAGCCCGGTGATAAAATCAGTGAAGACACCGTGACGTATAAGGCGCTGTCCATCGAGCAGAAAACGTCTGACCATATAAATAGCAAGGTGTTCGGCACTCCCTATTTCGGGACATCTGTCCCTATTTTTGACGCTGGTCGTCCTCAAGGGTGCGTAACTGCGATTTTGCCATCCAAGCAGTTGCGGTTCCTCTCGTCCTTCTTGACCGTTCAAATGAATGATTCGTGGGTGCCAACGCCTTATCAAGAAGTCATGTTTCTCGAAGCGCAAAATCGAAAAACATGGGTTCAATCCGAACGGGGGACGGGTGCGCATAAATTTAGTTTGAGTGAACTGGAACCTCACTTACCTGATGATTCATTTATTCGCTGTCACCGTTCCTATATTATTAATGTCAATTATATCGCTGAAATTCAGCCGGACACACATTCTACTTTCTTGTTGATTATGAAAGATCGCACAAAAATTCCGGTCAGTCAAACGTACGCGAGCCATTTCCGTAAAATCCTTTCCTTCTAA
- a CDS encoding DUF6612 family protein, which translates to MLKMKGFVVASACMLMLAACGDGDADTEEAEDDMEEVEGEETEASEATDENGTEEDSAEADANDEELSAEEVLSQSMEAMDQLNSYSAEMDMNQSINVDGEEMPMDMTMSMDVVLDPMSFSQTMVTPNPMTEEDMEIEQYMDEDGTIYMLDPEMDEWIMMDGSALGMEDIEDLEMSPQEQLEMLEAYASDLSLEEEEDRYALTIEGSGDELMELTREFATMQQGDPQMQEEMEQVLGQMEINTLDYIMYIDKETFYQDEIEMNMDLEMEHEGQTMEMMQEMQGTFSDFDEIDEIEVPQEAIDNAIDIEDMEEEMEMPEEEDLDI; encoded by the coding sequence ATGTTGAAAATGAAGGGATTTGTAGTAGCATCTGCCTGCATGCTGATGTTAGCAGCTTGTGGTGATGGGGACGCGGATACTGAAGAAGCTGAAGATGACATGGAAGAAGTCGAGGGAGAAGAGACGGAAGCCTCTGAAGCTACAGATGAAAATGGCACCGAAGAAGATAGTGCTGAGGCAGATGCAAATGATGAAGAATTGAGTGCAGAAGAAGTATTGAGCCAGTCTATGGAAGCTATGGATCAATTAAACAGTTACAGCGCAGAAATGGATATGAATCAAAGTATAAACGTAGATGGTGAAGAGATGCCCATGGATATGACGATGAGCATGGATGTTGTTTTAGATCCGATGTCATTCTCGCAAACGATGGTTACTCCCAATCCAATGACGGAAGAAGATATGGAGATCGAACAATACATGGATGAAGACGGTACGATTTATATGCTGGACCCGGAAATGGATGAATGGATCATGATGGACGGAAGTGCCTTAGGAATGGAGGACATTGAAGACTTGGAGATGTCTCCGCAAGAACAACTTGAGATGCTTGAAGCATATGCAAGTGATTTAAGCCTGGAAGAAGAAGAGGATCGATATGCTTTAACAATTGAAGGTTCCGGTGATGAGCTAATGGAACTCACTAGAGAATTTGCAACGATGCAACAGGGAGATCCTCAAATGCAGGAAGAAATGGAACAAGTGCTTGGACAGATGGAAATCAACACGTTGGATTATATAATGTACATTGACAAGGAAACCTTTTATCAGGATGAAATAGAAATGAACATGGATTTGGAGATGGAACATGAGGGTCAAACGATGGAGATGATGCAAGAAATGCAAGGAACCTTCTCCGATTTCGATGAAATCGATGAAATTGAAGTGCCACAAGAAGCCATCGATAACGCGATTGATATAGAGGACATGGAAGAAGAAATGGAAATGCCGGAGGAGGAAGATCTGGATATCTAA
- a CDS encoding acetyl-CoA hydrolase/transferase family protein produces the protein MEQKIKQLLRDSRLHDRIVSEETAASWIKDGMTLGLSGFTRAGDAKAVPSALVDRAKQEDLKVNVYTGASLGSDIDRIMADAGIIHKRLPFQADSTMRKEINQGDMLFVDQHLSHTAEALRQDVLNPVDFAIVEAISITENGEIIPSTSVGNSSIFAEKAESIIIELNLAQPAELEGMHDIYELSRQGDREPIQMTDVADRLGSKGIQVNHEKIKGIVITNQVDSPSTIVPPDEETAVMANHLVDFLRKENEEGRLPDNLAPLQSGIGSVANAVLHGLLESEFTDLEVYSEVLQDAVFDLLDAGKVRFASGCSITLSEDKIDEVFSDMNKYRDRLILRPQEISNHPEIIRRLGLISINTPIEVDLYGNVNSTHIMGTKMMNGIGGSGDFTRNSRLAIFVTKSIAKDGNISSIVPFVSHVDHTEHDVDVIVTDQGYADLRGLAPKERVPLIIENCAHPMYREQLHAYYREACEQGGHTPHMLEKAFSWHTNFAKNGTMLEESKLGV, from the coding sequence ATGGAACAAAAGATAAAACAGCTCTTACGCGATTCACGTTTACATGACCGCATTGTTTCGGAGGAAACGGCGGCTTCTTGGATAAAAGATGGCATGACATTGGGGCTCAGCGGCTTCACGAGAGCGGGAGATGCAAAAGCCGTGCCATCCGCACTTGTTGACAGGGCCAAACAAGAAGACTTGAAAGTCAATGTGTATACCGGTGCTTCCCTTGGCTCCGATATCGACCGAATTATGGCTGATGCCGGTATCATTCATAAACGTCTTCCCTTTCAGGCGGATAGCACGATGCGCAAGGAGATTAATCAGGGAGACATGCTGTTTGTTGACCAGCATCTATCACACACCGCTGAAGCGCTTCGGCAAGATGTTCTGAATCCTGTTGATTTCGCTATTGTGGAAGCGATATCAATAACGGAAAACGGTGAAATCATCCCATCGACTTCCGTTGGCAATTCATCCATTTTCGCAGAGAAAGCGGAGTCCATCATTATTGAGTTAAATCTTGCCCAACCCGCGGAATTGGAAGGCATGCACGATATTTATGAATTAAGCCGACAAGGAGACCGCGAGCCCATCCAAATGACGGACGTTGCAGACCGGTTGGGTTCAAAGGGCATTCAGGTCAATCATGAAAAAATTAAAGGGATCGTCATCACCAACCAGGTCGATTCCCCATCGACGATCGTTCCGCCTGATGAGGAAACGGCTGTAATGGCGAATCATTTGGTTGATTTTTTGCGTAAAGAAAACGAAGAGGGCCGTCTCCCGGATAATTTGGCACCCTTGCAATCCGGCATTGGATCGGTAGCTAACGCCGTTTTACACGGCCTTTTAGAATCGGAATTCACAGATCTGGAAGTCTATTCCGAGGTTTTGCAGGACGCGGTGTTCGACCTTCTTGATGCTGGCAAAGTCCGTTTTGCATCCGGTTGTTCAATAACACTTTCTGAAGACAAAATCGATGAAGTTTTTTCTGATATGAACAAGTATCGCGACCGATTAATTTTACGCCCGCAAGAAATTTCAAATCATCCGGAAATCATCCGACGTTTAGGCTTGATTTCCATTAATACGCCGATCGAAGTCGATCTTTACGGCAACGTCAATTCCACCCATATTATGGGCACGAAAATGATGAATGGTATTGGCGGTTCAGGGGACTTTACCCGAAATTCTCGACTGGCCATTTTTGTCACCAAATCAATTGCTAAAGACGGTAACATTTCAAGCATTGTTCCTTTTGTTTCTCACGTCGACCATACCGAACATGATGTGGATGTAATTGTTACAGACCAAGGTTATGCCGACTTGCGCGGCTTAGCGCCGAAAGAGCGCGTACCGCTCATCATTGAGAACTGTGCCCATCCGATGTATCGGGAACAACTCCATGCTTATTACAGAGAAGCATGCGAACAGGGAGGCCACACGCCTCATATGCTCGAGAAGGCATTCTCTTGGCACACAAACTTTGCGAAAAATGGTACGATGCTTGAGGAATCTAAATTAGGCGTGTAG
- a CDS encoding VWA domain-containing protein, with amino-acid sequence MKVHKSLSLMLLMILYACTGDEPAEEDDQQAEENPEEETVEADESENDDIQLGDLDRFAGDDPEEWMRAEPGTYYEDYDDHEEEILQALQDMVADGAEEEQLFHAMLDLTAEDYRDYQDYFDNMEIEYGYADDQPGEMEIGEGEDGVQVNIQILFDASGSMAEEVDGKEKMDIAKEAVQDFVSEMPETANISLRVYGHEGSNQQEDKEESCVGTEEVYPLSSYEEEAFTDALEQFEPTGYTPLAASIEASQEDLDGEDGEDVENMVYVVSDGEETCGGDPVQAAEDLNESEIEALVNIIGFDVGSDEQEALLNIADAGEGEYFSADSEDQLREVFDAERDFLIEEWLAWESDQRSDNIDEMMGDRDDISEMEGEMREVATEERNHLRTLLTELESETDMGDHAITEMINDRMQTLRSYMSDEARLLRQEASEEGREDRQEIRDEAREERRNLR; translated from the coding sequence ATGAAGGTACATAAATCTTTGAGTTTGATGTTGCTAATGATCCTCTACGCTTGTACGGGTGATGAACCTGCGGAAGAAGATGATCAGCAAGCGGAGGAAAACCCGGAGGAAGAGACCGTTGAAGCAGATGAATCAGAGAATGATGACATTCAGTTAGGTGACCTCGATCGATTTGCCGGAGATGATCCTGAGGAGTGGATGCGTGCGGAACCGGGAACTTATTACGAAGACTATGATGATCATGAAGAAGAAATTCTTCAGGCGTTACAAGATATGGTTGCTGATGGCGCCGAGGAAGAGCAACTGTTTCATGCCATGCTTGATTTAACGGCGGAAGACTACCGCGACTACCAGGATTATTTTGATAACATGGAGATTGAGTACGGCTATGCTGATGATCAACCGGGAGAAATGGAGATCGGTGAGGGAGAAGATGGCGTTCAGGTAAATATCCAGATTCTTTTTGATGCTAGCGGAAGCATGGCCGAAGAAGTGGATGGAAAAGAAAAGATGGATATCGCAAAAGAAGCTGTGCAAGACTTCGTTTCTGAAATGCCGGAAACCGCCAATATATCTCTTCGGGTTTATGGCCATGAAGGCAGCAATCAACAAGAAGATAAGGAAGAATCTTGTGTAGGTACCGAAGAAGTCTATCCATTAAGTTCATATGAAGAAGAAGCGTTTACGGACGCTTTGGAACAATTTGAGCCAACAGGTTATACGCCTCTTGCAGCTTCCATTGAAGCTTCTCAGGAAGACTTGGACGGAGAAGACGGCGAAGATGTTGAAAATATGGTCTACGTCGTTAGTGATGGTGAAGAAACCTGCGGTGGAGACCCTGTTCAGGCTGCCGAAGATTTGAATGAGAGTGAAATTGAAGCCTTAGTGAATATCATTGGTTTTGACGTGGGAAGTGACGAACAGGAAGCATTGTTGAATATTGCGGACGCAGGCGAAGGGGAGTATTTTTCAGCAGATTCCGAGGACCAATTGCGGGAAGTTTTTGACGCAGAACGTGACTTTTTAATTGAAGAATGGCTTGCATGGGAGTCCGACCAACGATCGGACAACATTGATGAAATGATGGGAGACCGGGATGATATTTCAGAGATGGAGGGAGAAATGAGAGAGGTGGCAACGGAAGAAAGAAATCACCTGCGAACCCTGTTGACGGAGTTAGAATCGGAAACCGATATGGGAGACCATGCCATCACGGAGATGATCAATGATCGAATGCAAACCCTTCGCTCCTACATGAGCGATGAAGCACGCTTGTTACGCCAGGAAGCCAGTGAAGAAGGGCGCGAAGACCGCCAAGAGATCCGGGATGAAGCCAGGGAAGAGCGAAGAAACCTTCGATAA
- a CDS encoding ISL3 family transposase — protein MLTHYTMVHECKEVPFAIIHQEEIPFGYPNPGLYRYLQLLNEGTRCPDCGYWTTRVHEHHMKQVVAGAHNDTPIFDHFNHRRFICDACCRTFMEPLPWLKPYQRMSVIAKQSLIFATADRTFKSVGEAFDRSGQTIGVHARACHGEHPAISDRSTPALIGLDEISLAKGKGKYRLVMYDLSVPWRPQLFELHESRRKEAVMDLFNQLSQPEQVIAVAIDMWRPYQTAIKAALPQAIVVIDAFHVIQASTRALDDVRKSVQHVLTKEERVALKEDKDLFAERTEELTPEQQERLKHWETTSPTLAQAMRLHQKLRQLYQCHDLEEALDHLGAWEKEVIASSLEPFDDLLKTIWNWLPEILHRFHYRISNAKTEGKNNQLRTMNQQGFGYSLFSLQARMQVKEEKEAILKWRKYQARCEQRIHQEEYPPAT, from the coding sequence ATGCTTACCCATTATACCATGGTCCATGAATGTAAAGAAGTCCCTTTTGCCATTATCCATCAAGAAGAAATTCCATTTGGTTATCCGAACCCAGGATTATATCGCTACCTTCAGTTACTGAATGAAGGCACACGTTGTCCGGATTGTGGGTACTGGACAACCCGAGTGCATGAGCATCACATGAAGCAAGTGGTTGCAGGCGCTCACAACGATACACCGATCTTTGATCATTTCAACCATCGTCGATTTATATGTGATGCCTGTTGTCGTACGTTTATGGAGCCATTACCTTGGCTCAAACCATATCAACGAATGTCGGTGATAGCCAAGCAATCACTGATATTTGCAACGGCCGACCGTACCTTCAAATCGGTAGGAGAAGCCTTTGATCGCAGTGGTCAAACTATTGGGGTCCATGCACGCGCATGTCATGGGGAGCATCCAGCTATTTCGGATCGATCCACCCCCGCACTCATCGGCCTTGATGAAATCAGTTTGGCCAAAGGAAAAGGCAAGTATCGGTTGGTCATGTACGATCTCTCGGTACCATGGCGGCCCCAGTTATTCGAGTTACATGAAAGTCGTCGCAAAGAAGCTGTCATGGATCTTTTCAACCAATTGTCTCAACCTGAACAAGTGATTGCGGTTGCGATCGATATGTGGAGGCCTTATCAGACAGCGATTAAGGCCGCCCTCCCTCAAGCGATCGTGGTCATTGATGCCTTCCATGTCATCCAAGCTTCGACGCGTGCCTTGGACGATGTGCGAAAAAGCGTCCAACATGTTTTGACCAAAGAAGAACGGGTGGCATTAAAAGAAGACAAAGACTTGTTTGCTGAACGAACGGAAGAATTAACCCCGGAACAACAAGAACGTCTGAAGCATTGGGAGACAACATCACCGACGTTAGCTCAAGCCATGCGCCTGCATCAAAAACTTCGCCAATTGTATCAATGCCATGATCTGGAAGAAGCATTGGATCATTTAGGGGCGTGGGAAAAAGAGGTCATCGCCTCTTCCCTGGAGCCGTTCGATGATCTTCTCAAGACGATTTGGAATTGGTTGCCGGAAATTCTCCATCGGTTTCACTATCGTATATCCAACGCCAAAACCGAAGGGAAGAACAACCAACTCCGCACGATGAATCAACAAGGGTTTGGCTATTCGTTATTCTCTCTTCAAGCTCGGATGCAGGTGAAGGAAGAAAAAGAGGCGATCCTTAAATGGAGAAAATATCAAGCTCGGTGTGAACAAAGAATCCATCAAGAAGAATACCCACCGGCAACCTAA
- a CDS encoding small acid-soluble spore protein Tlp, with protein MMERSKHRSDQTERIEEIIDDTQEHLNEARAFENEHAEALSEEEMQRIEEKNDHRKESMESMRAGIQERGSNGEKATDHES; from the coding sequence ATGATGGAAAGATCGAAGCATCGTTCCGATCAAACGGAAAGGATAGAAGAAATCATCGACGATACGCAGGAACATTTGAACGAGGCGAGAGCATTTGAAAACGAGCATGCGGAAGCCTTAAGTGAAGAAGAAATGCAGCGCATTGAAGAAAAAAATGATCACCGTAAAGAAAGTATGGAAAGTATGCGCGCAGGCATCCAAGAAAGAGGAAGCAACGGTGAGAAAGCGACAGATCATGAGTCATGA
- a CDS encoding transposase family protein: MVTRKEKRELDKDANYFFEFVKIKEHFCKDLDRKLKRVKDPRHQSYVTYGPDLFLLMIIIKNASNCKSMREMSHQLNRDECIENLKKVLRLESLDEIPHYDTINDFLMNVSPEELEHIRTYIIQELLKKRSLERYRIKGGYWGVIIDGTGLFSFNEEHCDHCLRRVYTDEETGEKRTVYMHHVLEAKLMVGDMVLSIGSEFIENESKDVPKQDCELKAFYRLAEKLKETFKRLPICILGDSLYACEGVFQLCEQYRWKYILRFKEGRIQSLGDEFQAQKKLEKSTMKNVFWANDLAYQARTVNMLEGMVEEQEKQKQFLFLTNIQVNERNAKALISAGRSRWHIENQGFNHQKNHRYHIEHANSHDYQAMKNHYLLTQITDILMQLYEKGLDVLKRTRKSKKEISSNLLEAIRTRLLTDEDISHLKKPIQVRLT, translated from the coding sequence ATGGTGACCAGGAAAGAAAAAAGGGAGCTCGATAAGGACGCGAACTATTTTTTCGAGTTCGTAAAAATCAAGGAACATTTCTGTAAGGATCTCGATCGAAAATTGAAACGTGTGAAAGATCCCAGACATCAAAGCTATGTGACGTATGGCCCCGATCTCTTTCTTCTAATGATCATTATAAAGAATGCATCGAATTGTAAAAGCATGAGGGAGATGAGCCATCAATTAAATCGAGACGAATGCATCGAAAACCTCAAAAAGGTCTTGCGACTGGAAAGCCTGGACGAAATCCCGCACTACGACACGATCAATGACTTTTTAATGAATGTATCGCCTGAGGAACTGGAACATATCCGAACCTACATCATCCAAGAATTATTGAAGAAGAGAAGCTTGGAGAGATACCGAATCAAAGGCGGTTATTGGGGTGTCATCATTGATGGGACAGGTCTTTTCAGTTTTAACGAAGAGCATTGTGACCACTGTTTGAGACGGGTTTACACCGATGAAGAAACTGGAGAGAAACGAACGGTGTACATGCATCATGTGCTCGAAGCCAAATTGATGGTCGGCGATATGGTATTGAGCATCGGCTCCGAGTTCATTGAAAATGAATCGAAGGATGTGCCCAAACAAGATTGCGAACTCAAGGCTTTTTATCGATTAGCAGAAAAACTTAAAGAGACATTCAAACGGTTGCCGATCTGTATTCTGGGCGATAGCCTTTATGCCTGCGAAGGCGTTTTTCAACTATGTGAACAGTATCGTTGGAAGTATATTCTCCGGTTTAAAGAAGGCCGCATCCAAAGTTTAGGAGACGAATTTCAAGCCCAAAAAAAGCTAGAGAAATCCACGATGAAAAATGTCTTTTGGGCAAATGATCTAGCCTACCAAGCCAGAACGGTGAATATGTTAGAGGGAATGGTCGAGGAACAGGAAAAACAAAAACAGTTTTTATTTTTGACCAACATCCAGGTGAACGAGCGAAATGCGAAGGCGCTGATCAGTGCGGGTCGCAGCCGCTGGCACATTGAAAACCAAGGATTCAATCATCAAAAAAATCATCGCTATCATATTGAGCATGCAAATAGCCATGATTATCAAGCGATGAAGAACCATTACCTGCTTACGCAAATCACGGATATCCTCATGCAACTGTATGAAAAAGGGTTGGACGTGCTTAAAAGGACCAGAAAAAGCAAAAAAGAAATATCCTCAAACTTGTTAGAAGCCATTCGCACACGGTTGCTAACAGATGAGGATATCTCGCACCTTAAAAAACCTATACAGGTAAGGCTTACCTGA